Within the bacterium genome, the region GCTTGCGCCTGCCTCACATCAAAACGATTTTGACGGTGGCAGTCGCCGAGGCGGAACAGCATGCCCACAGCCATCTCAGCTTTCTGGATGCGCTGCTGGAAGAAGAAGTCGCGCACAAAGAACAACGCCGGGTGGAGACCGCACTGAAGATCTCCGGCCTGCCGTTCATCAAAACCATCGATGAGTTCGACTTCACCTTTCAGCCCAAGCTCGATCGCCAGCGGGTGATGTCGCTCTTCGATCTCACTTTCATCCAGCAACGCGCCAATGTCTTCCTGCTGGGCCCGCCAGGCGTGGGCAAGACCCATCTCGCGGTGGCGCTCGCGGTCAAGGCCAGCCAAGCCGGGATCACCATCTACTTCACCAGCATGGAAGACCTGATGAAAAAACTCAAGAACGACCGCCAGGCGGAGCGCAAAGGCCGGGGACGAAGCTATTACAAGTCCACCCTGGTGATTGTCGATGAAGTCGGCTACACGCCCATTGATCGGGAAGAATGCAATCTCTTCTTTCGCTTCGTCGCCCAGCGCTATGAAAAGGCCAGCACGCTGATCACCTCGAACAAGGCGTTCACCGACTGGGCTGAGCTCTTCCACGATCCCGTGATTGTCACCGCCATTCTCGACC harbors:
- the istB gene encoding IS21-like element helper ATPase IstB → MAVAEAEQHAHSHLSFLDALLEEEVAHKEQRRVETALKISGLPFIKTIDEFDFTFQPKLDRQRVMSLFDLTFIQQRANVFLLGPPGVGKTHLAVALAVKASQAGITIYFTSMEDLMKKLKNDRQAERKGRGRSYYKSTLVIVDEVGYTPIDREECNLFFRFVAQRYEKASTLITSNKAFTDWAELFHDPVIVTAILDRLLHHSVVINIKGQSYRLKDKTDKEAVK